In one Methyloterricola oryzae genomic region, the following are encoded:
- a CDS encoding YfgM family protein, with the protein MEIYLSEEERVEALKKWWKENAKAVMVGVALGLAIIAGWNAWKGSQRVKAEEASSLYQQLLKAVEAKQTEPATKLSERLIEQFQGTPYATYGTLFLARLKVQGGDLAGAKKALQDLSASVKDDSLKHLARVRLVRVMRAMGESEGALQLIAPLSRDKMGEFESLYEELKGDLYADLHRPDDARLAYEKARQLGESSPMLEVKINDLAAPPAQPAS; encoded by the coding sequence ATGGAAATCTACCTGTCCGAGGAAGAGCGCGTCGAGGCGCTGAAAAAGTGGTGGAAGGAGAATGCCAAGGCCGTGATGGTCGGCGTCGCCCTCGGGCTGGCCATCATCGCTGGCTGGAATGCCTGGAAGGGCAGCCAGCGGGTCAAGGCCGAGGAAGCTTCCAGCCTGTATCAGCAGTTGCTGAAGGCCGTGGAGGCCAAACAGACGGAACCGGCCACCAAGCTCAGCGAGCGCCTCATCGAGCAATTCCAGGGCACTCCCTATGCCACCTATGGCACCTTGTTCCTGGCCAGGCTCAAGGTTCAGGGCGGCGATCTGGCGGGCGCCAAGAAAGCTTTGCAGGATTTGTCGGCCTCGGTAAAGGATGACAGCCTGAAACACCTGGCGCGGGTGCGCCTGGTGCGTGTAATGCGCGCCATGGGGGAGAGCGAGGGCGCTCTGCAACTGATCGCGCCTTTGAGCCGCGACAAGATGGGTGAATTCGAAAGTCTCTATGAGGAACTGAAGGGCGATCTCTACGCCGATCTGCACCGGCCGGACGATGCGCGCTTAGCTTACGAAAAGGCGCGCCAATTGGGTGAGTCCTCACCCATGCTGGAAGTCAAGATCAACGATCTGGCCGCGCCGCCGGCCCAGCCTGCATCCTGA
- the hisS gene encoding histidine--tRNA ligase yields MTDKIQAIRGMHDILPEHTSKWQYVESVFRRVLPAYGYQEIRLPIVEKTELFKRSIGEVTDIVEKEMYTFLDRNGDSLTLRPEGTAGCLRACLEQGLLHYPTHRLWYQGPMFRHERPQKGRYRQFHQLGVEAYGMEGPDIDAEIILLTRRLWKDLGIDHTLELQINSLGTTEERLVYREHLVAYFHQHLDSLDEDSRRRLETNPLRILDTKNPDMTEVVAQAPTLAEFLGPESREHFEGLLRQLDDGGVPYTINPRLVRGLDYYSRTVFEWVTTRLGAQGTVCAGGRYDGLIAQLGGKASHAIGFALGMERLIDLIEDDDHRIADLGLPHAFLIRVGEEAEREGLKLAERLRDALPGLRLQVNCGGGNFKAQFKRADRSGARVALILGGDEARDQLIGVKPLREDAVQLTLRQSELIAHLTNLI; encoded by the coding sequence ATGACGGACAAGATTCAAGCCATCCGGGGCATGCATGACATCCTGCCGGAGCACACTTCCAAATGGCAGTACGTGGAGTCGGTGTTCCGGCGTGTATTGCCGGCCTACGGGTATCAGGAGATTCGCCTGCCCATCGTGGAGAAGACCGAGCTGTTCAAGCGCTCCATCGGAGAGGTGACCGACATCGTCGAAAAGGAGATGTACACCTTCCTCGACCGCAACGGCGACTCCCTGACCTTGCGGCCTGAAGGCACGGCCGGCTGCCTGCGCGCCTGCCTGGAGCAGGGGCTGCTGCACTACCCGACCCACCGCCTGTGGTACCAGGGGCCCATGTTCCGCCACGAGCGTCCCCAGAAGGGCCGCTACCGCCAGTTCCACCAGTTGGGCGTGGAAGCCTACGGCATGGAAGGACCGGATATCGACGCGGAAATCATCCTGCTGACGCGCAGGCTATGGAAAGACCTGGGCATAGACCACACCCTGGAACTCCAGATCAATTCCCTAGGCACCACCGAGGAACGGCTGGTCTATCGCGAGCATCTGGTGGCGTACTTTCACCAGCATCTCGACTCCCTGGACGAGGACAGCCGGCGCCGGCTGGAAACCAATCCGCTGCGTATTCTCGACACCAAGAATCCGGATATGACCGAGGTGGTTGCACAGGCGCCGACCCTGGCGGAATTCCTCGGTCCCGAGTCGCGGGAGCACTTCGAAGGCTTGCTGCGCCAGTTGGACGACGGCGGTGTTCCCTACACGATCAACCCGCGCCTGGTGCGCGGCCTGGACTATTATTCGCGGACGGTGTTCGAGTGGGTTACCACCCGGCTCGGCGCCCAGGGCACGGTGTGCGCTGGCGGGCGTTACGACGGACTGATCGCCCAGTTGGGCGGCAAGGCCTCGCATGCCATCGGTTTCGCTTTGGGCATGGAACGCCTCATCGACCTCATCGAGGACGATGACCATCGCATCGCGGACTTGGGCTTGCCCCATGCCTTCCTAATCCGCGTGGGTGAGGAGGCCGAGCGCGAGGGCCTGAAGCTGGCCGAGCGGCTGCGCGACGCCCTGCCGGGCCTGCGCCTGCAGGTGAACTGCGGCGGCGGCAACTTCAAGGCCCAGTTCAAGCGGGCCGACCGCAGCGGTGCCCGTGTGGCGCTGATCCTGGGGGGTGACGAGGCCCGCGACCAGCTCATCGGCGTCAAGCCGCTGCGGGAGGACGCTGTCCAGCTCACCCTCCGCCAGTCGGAACTGATCGCCCATCTGACCAACCTGATCTGA
- the pilW gene encoding type IV pilus biogenesis/stability protein PilW, whose amino-acid sequence MMHRGFWPGAVLLALAACSSAPKQDANTPNAADIYVRKGVQYMEAGQFEFALQDLQHAVELDPKNPEAHNALGVLFERLNRSAEAEQQYQQALSLDSGNANTLNNYGRFLCGKGQYEKAMGCFSKIIDSRLYGQPWIVLTNAGLCARSQGHRPEGEEFLRKALETNPTFAPALLEMARVSLDAGQYLSARAFLQRYEAAGAMGADALWIGAQTEFALGNTEAATDYINSLRSRFPDSRETAQARRLSVQ is encoded by the coding sequence ATGATGCACCGCGGGTTCTGGCCGGGAGCGGTGCTGCTGGCACTGGCGGCGTGTTCGTCGGCACCCAAGCAGGATGCCAATACCCCCAATGCCGCCGACATCTATGTGCGGAAGGGGGTCCAGTACATGGAAGCCGGACAGTTCGAGTTTGCCTTGCAGGATCTGCAGCATGCCGTCGAGCTGGACCCCAAGAACCCCGAGGCGCATAACGCGCTGGGCGTACTCTTCGAGCGCCTCAACCGGTCCGCCGAAGCCGAGCAGCAATACCAGCAGGCCCTGTCCCTGGACAGCGGCAACGCCAACACCCTGAACAACTATGGCCGCTTTCTCTGCGGAAAGGGGCAGTACGAGAAGGCGATGGGGTGTTTTTCCAAGATCATCGATTCAAGGCTCTACGGACAGCCCTGGATCGTGCTGACCAATGCCGGGCTCTGCGCGCGCTCCCAGGGACACCGGCCGGAAGGCGAAGAGTTTCTGCGCAAGGCGCTGGAGACCAATCCCACTTTCGCCCCAGCCTTGCTGGAAATGGCGCGGGTAAGCCTGGATGCGGGGCAGTACCTGTCGGCCCGGGCCTTCCTGCAACGCTACGAGGCGGCCGGTGCCATGGGCGCCGACGCCCTCTGGATCGGCGCGCAGACTGAATTCGCCCTGGGCAATACCGAGGCCGCCACCGACTACATCAACAGTTTGCGCAGCCGCTTTCCCGACAGCCGCGAAACCGCGCAGGCGCGCCGGCTGTCAGTGCAATAA
- the rlmN gene encoding 23S rRNA (adenine(2503)-C(2))-methyltransferase RlmN has product MTETSDGKINLLAFDRKAMEDYFRSIGEKPFRAVQLLQWIHQRGVTDFAQMTNLSKALRARLEELCEVRPPQIVLDQRSADGTRKWLLQVDEQNRIETVFIPEEGRGTLCVSSQVGCALECSFCSTAQQGFNRNLGVAEIIGQLWVAVRELGDAARITNVVMMGMGEPLLNFNNVVSAMELMMDDFAYCLSKRRVTLSTSGVVPALDRLGEVTDVSLAVSLHAPDDALRDELVPINKKYPIKELLAACKRYVGSDNRRKVTMEYVMLDGVNDTPAHARALVKLLSTVPSKVNLIPFNPFPNSRYRCSSRETITRFSEILQAAGLITTTRKTRGEDIDAACGQLVGRVNDRSRRHIRLQAQSA; this is encoded by the coding sequence ATGACCGAAACCAGCGACGGCAAGATCAATCTGCTCGCCTTCGACCGCAAGGCCATGGAAGACTATTTCCGCAGCATCGGCGAAAAGCCGTTCAGGGCCGTGCAACTGCTGCAATGGATACATCAACGCGGAGTCACGGACTTTGCCCAGATGACCAACCTGAGCAAGGCCCTGCGGGCGCGGCTGGAAGAACTGTGCGAGGTCCGTCCGCCGCAGATAGTGCTCGACCAGCGGTCCGCCGACGGCACGCGCAAATGGTTGCTGCAGGTGGACGAGCAGAACCGCATCGAGACCGTGTTCATCCCGGAGGAAGGAAGGGGAACGCTGTGCGTGTCGTCGCAGGTCGGCTGCGCCCTGGAGTGCAGCTTTTGCTCCACCGCGCAGCAGGGCTTCAACCGCAACCTGGGCGTGGCCGAGATCATCGGCCAGCTCTGGGTGGCGGTGCGCGAGCTGGGCGATGCCGCCCGCATCACCAATGTGGTGATGATGGGCATGGGCGAACCCCTGCTGAATTTCAATAATGTGGTCAGCGCCATGGAATTGATGATGGACGATTTCGCCTATTGCCTGTCCAAGCGCCGCGTGACCCTGAGCACTTCCGGAGTGGTGCCGGCGCTGGACCGGCTGGGCGAGGTCACCGACGTCAGCCTGGCGGTCTCCCTGCATGCGCCGGACGACGCCTTGCGCGACGAGCTGGTGCCGATCAACAAGAAATATCCTATCAAGGAACTGCTGGCGGCCTGCAAGCGCTACGTGGGGTCGGACAACCGCCGCAAGGTCACCATGGAATACGTGATGCTGGACGGTGTGAACGATACCCCCGCCCATGCGCGTGCCCTGGTCAAGCTGCTGAGTACGGTGCCGTCCAAAGTCAACCTGATTCCGTTCAACCCGTTTCCCAATTCGCGTTACCGCTGCTCCAGCCGGGAAACGATCACCCGTTTCAGCGAGATCTTGCAGGCGGCAGGGCTGATCACCACTACCCGCAAGACCCGCGGGGAGGATATCGACGCCGCCTGCGGGCAGTTGGTAGGCCGGGTCAACGACCGCAGTCGGCGGCACATCCGGCTCCAGGCGCAATCGGCATGA
- the ndk gene encoding nucleoside-diphosphate kinase → MAVERTISIIKPDAVAKNVIGEIYSRFEKAGLTIVAAKMAHLSREQAEGFYAVHKERPFFKDLVAFMISGPVMIQVLEGEDAVSKNRELMGATNPAQAAPGTIRADFAASIDENAVHGSDAPETAAQEIAFFFKAEEICPRTR, encoded by the coding sequence ATGGCGGTTGAACGCACCATTTCCATCATTAAGCCGGACGCAGTCGCGAAGAACGTGATCGGCGAAATCTACAGCCGCTTTGAGAAGGCCGGCCTCACGATCGTCGCCGCCAAGATGGCCCACCTGAGCCGCGAGCAGGCGGAAGGTTTCTATGCGGTGCACAAGGAGCGCCCGTTCTTTAAGGATCTGGTGGCTTTCATGATCAGCGGCCCGGTGATGATCCAAGTGCTGGAGGGTGAGGACGCCGTGTCCAAGAACCGCGAACTGATGGGCGCCACCAACCCGGCCCAGGCCGCGCCGGGTACCATCCGCGCCGACTTCGCCGCGAGCATTGACGAGAACGCGGTGCACGGGTCCGATGCGCCGGAAACCGCAGCGCAGGAGATCGCATTTTTCTTCAAGGCCGAAGAGATTTGCCCGCGCACCCGTTGA
- a CDS encoding HesB/IscA family protein gives MTVNISEKAARQVARQLEKRGKGVGLRLGVKKAGCSGFAYVVDYADDLADGDQVFEAHGVKVVIAAADLEFLDGVEIDYVREGISEAFRFNNPKAKGTCGCGESFTV, from the coding sequence ATGACTGTAAACATCTCAGAGAAGGCGGCCCGGCAAGTGGCCCGTCAACTGGAAAAGCGTGGCAAGGGCGTGGGCCTGCGCCTCGGCGTGAAGAAGGCTGGCTGCTCGGGCTTCGCTTACGTGGTGGACTATGCGGACGACTTGGCCGACGGTGACCAGGTTTTTGAGGCGCATGGCGTCAAGGTCGTGATCGCTGCGGCGGATCTGGAGTTCCTCGACGGGGTGGAGATTGACTACGTGCGCGAGGGGATCAGCGAGGCATTTCGCTTCAACAATCCCAAAGCTAAAGGCACGTGTGGCTGCGGCGAAAGTTTCACCGTCTGA
- a CDS encoding cysteine desulfurase family protein, which translates to MIYLDHNATTPMDERVLEAMLPYLGRFFGNPSSLHRLGRISRSAVEQAREQVALLVNARADDVFFTSGGTESNNTAIKGLAEVLPKGRMAIGATEHPAVSEPAERLRRRGWAVDVVAVDGQGRLDWRDHEFAEDLRFASLMLANNETGVVQTIAPIAERLRRQGVILHCDAVQAVGKIEVDFAACGAHFLTLSSHKIYGPKGVGALVADRSLALPPLLDGGGQERELRGGTENVAGIVGFGRAAELARLELEARASHLLGLRERLESGLRNMGGVRLFSAEADRLPNTLQFGLAGIEGEALVMALDRRGIAVSSGSACASGAGEPSPVLLAMGIDPGVAKTAIRVSLGKDNTAADIDALLAALKDTAGQFGVAHEAALTH; encoded by the coding sequence TTGATCTATCTCGACCACAACGCCACCACGCCCATGGATGAGCGTGTGCTTGAGGCGATGCTCCCCTATCTGGGCCGTTTTTTCGGCAATCCGTCCAGCCTGCACCGCCTCGGCCGGATCAGTCGCAGCGCGGTGGAGCAGGCGAGGGAGCAGGTGGCGTTGCTGGTGAACGCCCGGGCTGATGACGTGTTTTTCACTTCGGGCGGTACCGAGTCCAACAACACGGCGATCAAAGGCCTCGCCGAGGTGCTCCCGAAGGGGCGCATGGCAATCGGCGCTACCGAGCACCCGGCGGTGAGCGAGCCGGCTGAGCGTTTACGCCGTCGCGGTTGGGCGGTGGATGTGGTCGCGGTGGACGGACAAGGGCGGCTCGATTGGCGGGATCACGAGTTTGCAGAAGACCTGCGCTTCGCCTCACTGATGCTGGCCAACAACGAGACCGGAGTGGTTCAGACGATCGCGCCGATCGCCGAGCGCCTGCGACGCCAGGGGGTCATCCTGCACTGCGACGCCGTGCAGGCCGTCGGCAAGATCGAGGTTGATTTTGCCGCCTGCGGGGCGCATTTTTTGACGCTCTCCTCGCACAAGATTTATGGTCCCAAGGGAGTTGGCGCCCTGGTTGCCGACCGCTCCCTTGCGCTGCCGCCCTTGCTGGATGGCGGTGGTCAGGAGCGCGAGCTGCGTGGCGGCACCGAAAATGTGGCGGGCATTGTCGGTTTCGGGCGGGCGGCGGAACTGGCACGGCTGGAGTTGGAGGCGCGTGCCAGCCATTTGCTCGGTCTGCGGGAACGCCTGGAGAGCGGGCTTCGCAACATGGGTGGCGTGCGGCTGTTCTCCGCCGAAGCGGATCGCCTGCCGAACACACTGCAATTCGGCCTGGCCGGGATCGAGGGCGAGGCTCTGGTCATGGCCTTGGACCGCCGCGGCATCGCGGTATCCAGCGGTTCGGCCTGCGCCAGCGGCGCGGGCGAGCCGAGTCCCGTGCTGCTGGCCATGGGGATCGATCCGGGCGTGGCCAAGACCGCGATCCGGGTCAGCTTGGGCAAGGACAACACCGCCGCGGACATCGACGCGCTGCTCGCTGCCCTGAAGGATACGGCAGGCCAGTTCGGTGTGGCGCACGAGGCGGCGCTGACGCACTAA
- the iscR gene encoding Fe-S cluster assembly transcriptional regulator IscR has product MRLTTKGRYAVTAMLDLAYHSETRPVTLTDIAKRQSISLSYLEQLFARLRRAGMVEGVRGPGGGYQLSRDSAQINIADIISAVDETIDSTRCGGKSNCQNAQPCLTHDLWMGLSEQIRLYLSTISLDDLLQRKNVRQVAERQDKQSALGLDVLMRQESRLQS; this is encoded by the coding sequence GTGCGATTGACGACGAAAGGCCGATATGCCGTAACCGCCATGCTTGATCTGGCCTATCACAGCGAAACCAGGCCGGTCACTCTGACCGACATCGCGAAGCGGCAAAGTATTTCCCTGTCCTACCTTGAGCAATTGTTCGCCCGTTTGCGGCGGGCAGGCATGGTGGAAGGCGTGCGTGGACCGGGCGGAGGGTACCAGTTGAGCCGCGATTCGGCGCAGATCAACATTGCCGACATCATTTCCGCGGTGGACGAGACCATCGATTCCACCCGTTGCGGCGGCAAGTCCAACTGCCAGAACGCGCAGCCCTGTCTGACCCATGACCTTTGGATGGGTCTGAGCGAGCAGATCCGGCTTTACCTTTCCACCATCAGTCTGGATGACTTGCTGCAGCGCAAGAATGTGCGCCAGGTGGCGGAGCGGCAGGACAAGCAGTCCGCCCTGGGGTTGGACGTGCTGATGCGCCAGGAGTCGCGGCTGCAGTCCTAG
- a CDS encoding cytochrome-c peroxidase: MHKFGSLISALALAGASCMAQAGEWQALPDKAPEPASNPTTPAKVELGKMLYHDPRLSSSGTVACASCHNVMSGGEDNRGGSVGVQGQVGGRSAPTVWNSAFNSVQFWDGRAPSLEAQAKGPVTNPIEMGMKSWDDVVVRLKAIPGYVAAFGAAFEGADPVTADNAAKAIAAYERTLITPNSAYDKFAKGDAGALSEQQQRGLKTFAEVGCNSCHSGPAFNGPQLPEGTGFYQKFPMFDNGALEAQYGFTKDLGRAQETKNDADKHMFRVPTLRNIALTAPYFHNGKVKTLPDAVKVMGKTQLNKDLSQEQVDDIVAFLNALSGEFPKQEMPRLPALANKTFDFN, translated from the coding sequence ATGCATAAATTCGGATCATTGATCAGTGCTCTCGCCCTGGCGGGTGCCAGCTGCATGGCCCAGGCGGGCGAGTGGCAGGCGTTGCCGGACAAGGCGCCGGAGCCGGCCAGCAACCCCACGACGCCGGCGAAAGTAGAACTTGGCAAAATGCTCTACCACGATCCCCGTTTGTCTTCCAGCGGCACCGTGGCTTGCGCCTCGTGCCACAATGTCATGTCGGGCGGTGAAGACAACCGTGGCGGTTCCGTCGGTGTCCAGGGACAGGTGGGGGGACGCAGCGCGCCTACCGTGTGGAATTCCGCGTTCAATTCCGTGCAGTTCTGGGACGGTCGTGCGCCGAGTCTGGAAGCGCAGGCCAAGGGCCCGGTTACCAATCCCATCGAGATGGGGATGAAGAGTTGGGATGACGTGGTAGTGCGTCTGAAGGCCATTCCGGGCTACGTGGCGGCCTTTGGGGCTGCTTTCGAGGGCGCCGATCCGGTTACCGCCGACAACGCCGCCAAAGCCATCGCGGCCTATGAACGCACCCTGATCACGCCCAACAGCGCCTACGACAAGTTCGCCAAGGGCGATGCCGGCGCGCTGTCAGAGCAGCAGCAGCGCGGGCTGAAGACCTTCGCGGAAGTGGGTTGCAACTCCTGCCACTCGGGTCCGGCTTTCAATGGCCCGCAGTTGCCGGAAGGCACGGGCTTCTATCAGAAGTTCCCGATGTTCGACAATGGCGCGCTGGAAGCCCAATACGGCTTCACCAAGGACCTTGGACGCGCCCAGGAAACCAAGAACGACGCCGATAAGCACATGTTCCGCGTGCCTACCCTGCGCAACATCGCTCTGACCGCGCCTTATTTCCACAATGGCAAGGTGAAGACCCTGCCCGATGCCGTCAAGGTCATGGGCAAGACCCAGCTCAACAAAGATCTGTCCCAGGAGCAGGTGGACGACATCGTGGCCTTCCTGAATGCCCTGAGCGGCGAGTTCCCCAAGCAGGAAATGCCGCGTCTGCCGGCTCTGGCCAACAAGACCTTCGATTTCAACTGA